In one Grus americana isolate bGruAme1 chromosome 1, bGruAme1.mat, whole genome shotgun sequence genomic region, the following are encoded:
- the TAB1 gene encoding TGF-beta-activated kinase 1 and MAP3K7-binding protein 1 isoform X1: MAAQRRSLLQSEQQPSWTDDLPSCHLSGVGSAPNRSYSADGKGTECHPLEDNWLKFRSENNCYLYGVFNGYDGNRVTNFVGQRLSAELLLGQLHVDHSDADVRRVLLQAFDVVERSFLESIDDALAEKASLQSQLPEGVPQHQLPPQYQKIVERLKAVEQEISGGAMAIVAVVLNNKLYIANVGTNRALLCKSTVDGLQVTQLNVDHTTENEDELFRFSQLGLDAGKIKQVGTIRGQESTRRIGDYKVKYGYTDIELLSAAKSKPIIAEPEIHGGHSLDGVTGFLVLMSEGLYKALEAAHGPGQANQEIAAMIATEFAKQTSLDAVAQAVVDRVKRIHCDTFASGGERSKFCPRHEDMTLLVRNFGYPLGEMSQPTLTPTQGGRVYPVSVPYSSSQSTSKTSVTLSLVMPSQGQMVNGAHSSSTLDEATPTLTNQSPTVTLQSTNTHTQSSSSSSDGGLFRSRPTHSLQPDEDGRVEPYVDFAEFYRLWNMDHGEQGALTVS; encoded by the exons ATGGCGGCGCAGAGGAGGAGTCTGCTGCAGAGT GAACAGCAGCCTAGTTGGACAGATGACTTGCCATCCTGCCATCTCTCTGGGGTGGGCTCAGCTCCAAACCGTTCCTACAGTGCAGATGGCAAAGGGACAGAGTGTCACCCCTTGGAGGATAACTGGTTAAAATTCAG GAGTGAGAACAACTGCTACCTCTATGGCGTCTTCAATGGTTATGATGGCAACCGAGTCACCAACTTCGTGGGTCAGAGGCTCTCTGCAGAATTGCTGCTGGGCCAGCTACACGTAGATCACAGCGATGCTGATGTGCGTCGAGTTCTGCTGCAG GCTTTCGATGTGGTAGAAAGAAGTTTTCTGGAGTCCATTGATGATGCCTTGGCAGAGAAGGCCAGCCTGCAGTCCCAGTTACCAGAG GGTGTCCCTCAGCACCAGCTGCCGCCTCAGTACCAGAAGATTGTGGAGAGACTGAAGGCTGTAGAGCAGGAGATCTCTGGAGGAGCCATGGCTATTGTGGCTGTTGTTCTCAACAACAAGCTCTATATCGCCAATGTGG GTACCAATCGGGCACTGTTATGCAAGTCCACGGTGGATGGGCTGCAGGTGACTCAACTCAACGTGGACCATACGACAGAGAATGAGGATGAACTTTTTCGCTTCTCTCAGCTGG GCTTGGatgcagggaaaataaaacaagtggGAACTATTCGTGGGCAGGAAAGCACTCGGCGCATTGGAGATTACAAAGTCAAATACGGCTATACTGATATTGAATTGCTCAG TGCTGCTAAATCTAAGCCCATTATAGCAGAGCCTGAAATCCACGGAGGGCACTCACTGGATGGGGTGACCGGCTTCTTGGTGCTCATGTCTGAAGGGCTTTACAAAGCGCTGGAGGCAGCTCATGGGCCTGGGCAGGCCAACCAG gAAATTGCAGCCATGATAGCCACAGAGTTTGCCAAGCAGACATCACTGGATGCTGTGGCACAAGCAGTAGTGGACCGGGTTAAGCGGATCCACTGTGACACTTTTGCCAGTGGTGGGGAACGGTCCAAATTCTGTCCACGGCATGAAGACATGACGCTGCTTGTGAGGAATTTTGGGTACCCACTGGGTGAGATGAGCCAGCCCACACTGACACCAACGCAAG GAGGCCGTGTCTACCCAGTCTCTGTGCCGTATTCCAGCTCCCAAAGCACGAGCAAGACGAGCGTCACGCTGTCTCTTGTCATGCCTTCCCAAGGCCAGATGGTCAATGGTGCCCACAGCAGCTCAACTCTGGATGAAGCCACCCCCACCCTCACTAA cCAAAGCCCAACTGTGACGCTCCAGTCCACTAATACTCACACGCAGAGTAGCAGCTCAAGTTCAGACGGGGGTCTCTTCCGCTCCCGACCCACCCACTCGCTCCAGCCAGATGAAGATGGGCGCGTGGAGCCCTACGTGGATTTTGCAGAGTTTTACCGGCTTTGGAACATGGACCATGGCGAGCAGGGAGCACTGACTGTGTCCTAA
- the TAB1 gene encoding TGF-beta-activated kinase 1 and MAP3K7-binding protein 1 isoform X2: MPEQQPSWTDDLPSCHLSGVGSAPNRSYSADGKGTECHPLEDNWLKFRSENNCYLYGVFNGYDGNRVTNFVGQRLSAELLLGQLHVDHSDADVRRVLLQAFDVVERSFLESIDDALAEKASLQSQLPEGVPQHQLPPQYQKIVERLKAVEQEISGGAMAIVAVVLNNKLYIANVGTNRALLCKSTVDGLQVTQLNVDHTTENEDELFRFSQLGLDAGKIKQVGTIRGQESTRRIGDYKVKYGYTDIELLSAAKSKPIIAEPEIHGGHSLDGVTGFLVLMSEGLYKALEAAHGPGQANQEIAAMIATEFAKQTSLDAVAQAVVDRVKRIHCDTFASGGERSKFCPRHEDMTLLVRNFGYPLGEMSQPTLTPTQGGRVYPVSVPYSSSQSTSKTSVTLSLVMPSQGQMVNGAHSSSTLDEATPTLTNQSPTVTLQSTNTHTQSSSSSSDGGLFRSRPTHSLQPDEDGRVEPYVDFAEFYRLWNMDHGEQGALTVS, encoded by the exons ATGCCg GAACAGCAGCCTAGTTGGACAGATGACTTGCCATCCTGCCATCTCTCTGGGGTGGGCTCAGCTCCAAACCGTTCCTACAGTGCAGATGGCAAAGGGACAGAGTGTCACCCCTTGGAGGATAACTGGTTAAAATTCAG GAGTGAGAACAACTGCTACCTCTATGGCGTCTTCAATGGTTATGATGGCAACCGAGTCACCAACTTCGTGGGTCAGAGGCTCTCTGCAGAATTGCTGCTGGGCCAGCTACACGTAGATCACAGCGATGCTGATGTGCGTCGAGTTCTGCTGCAG GCTTTCGATGTGGTAGAAAGAAGTTTTCTGGAGTCCATTGATGATGCCTTGGCAGAGAAGGCCAGCCTGCAGTCCCAGTTACCAGAG GGTGTCCCTCAGCACCAGCTGCCGCCTCAGTACCAGAAGATTGTGGAGAGACTGAAGGCTGTAGAGCAGGAGATCTCTGGAGGAGCCATGGCTATTGTGGCTGTTGTTCTCAACAACAAGCTCTATATCGCCAATGTGG GTACCAATCGGGCACTGTTATGCAAGTCCACGGTGGATGGGCTGCAGGTGACTCAACTCAACGTGGACCATACGACAGAGAATGAGGATGAACTTTTTCGCTTCTCTCAGCTGG GCTTGGatgcagggaaaataaaacaagtggGAACTATTCGTGGGCAGGAAAGCACTCGGCGCATTGGAGATTACAAAGTCAAATACGGCTATACTGATATTGAATTGCTCAG TGCTGCTAAATCTAAGCCCATTATAGCAGAGCCTGAAATCCACGGAGGGCACTCACTGGATGGGGTGACCGGCTTCTTGGTGCTCATGTCTGAAGGGCTTTACAAAGCGCTGGAGGCAGCTCATGGGCCTGGGCAGGCCAACCAG gAAATTGCAGCCATGATAGCCACAGAGTTTGCCAAGCAGACATCACTGGATGCTGTGGCACAAGCAGTAGTGGACCGGGTTAAGCGGATCCACTGTGACACTTTTGCCAGTGGTGGGGAACGGTCCAAATTCTGTCCACGGCATGAAGACATGACGCTGCTTGTGAGGAATTTTGGGTACCCACTGGGTGAGATGAGCCAGCCCACACTGACACCAACGCAAG GAGGCCGTGTCTACCCAGTCTCTGTGCCGTATTCCAGCTCCCAAAGCACGAGCAAGACGAGCGTCACGCTGTCTCTTGTCATGCCTTCCCAAGGCCAGATGGTCAATGGTGCCCACAGCAGCTCAACTCTGGATGAAGCCACCCCCACCCTCACTAA cCAAAGCCCAACTGTGACGCTCCAGTCCACTAATACTCACACGCAGAGTAGCAGCTCAAGTTCAGACGGGGGTCTCTTCCGCTCCCGACCCACCCACTCGCTCCAGCCAGATGAAGATGGGCGCGTGGAGCCCTACGTGGATTTTGCAGAGTTTTACCGGCTTTGGAACATGGACCATGGCGAGCAGGGAGCACTGACTGTGTCCTAA